Sequence from the Nitrospirota bacterium genome:
CCGGTAAAGCTTAGCGAAAGGGTAAAAGGGATTTTAAAAGTCTAAAAATCTTACTGCAGGCTTCCAGCCTGACTTCAAATATCATTATATTTCGCCGAGTTATAAAATTTTCTTAAACTTTAACTATAACTTAAAGGAGTTAAATGCTTAAAAAAAAGGATAAATATATTGTAGCTGTTGTTGGCGCAACAGGGGCAGTTGGCAATGAGATGGTCTTGACCCTTGAACAGAGGAATTTCCCTGTTGAGAGGCTGAGACTCTTTGCATCAGAGCGATCTGAAGGCAAGACCATCGATTTTTATGATGAGACTATACCTATTGAAATCCTTGGGGAAAACTCTTTTAAAGGGGTTGATATTGCTTTATTTTCAGCAGGTGCAGAGAGAAGCAAGGTCTTTGCTCCAATAGCTGCAAAGGCAGGGTGCGTTGTTGTGGACAATTCGAGCCAGTGGAGGATGGACCCTGAGGTTCCGCTTATCGTGCCAGAGGTCAATCCTCAGGATTTGAAATGGCATAAGGGAATAATCGCCAACCCCAACTGCTCGACGATACAGATGGTTGTTGTTTTAAAGCCAATCCATGATGTAGTTAAGATAAAGAGGGTTGTTGTTACAACCTTTCAGTCTGTCTCAGGCACAGGCAAAAGGGCGATGGATGAACTGCTTCATCAGACATCGGCCATCCTGAATTTCAGAGAAGCGAAGTGCAATGTCTATCCGCACCAGATTGCATTTAATTGCCTGCCGCACATAGACAAGTTTATGGAGAATGACTATACAAAGGAAGAAATGAAAATGGTGAATGAGACGAGGAAAATTATGGGCGATGATTCTATAAGGGTTACTGCA
This genomic interval carries:
- a CDS encoding aspartate-semialdehyde dehydrogenase, yielding MLKKKDKYIVAVVGATGAVGNEMVLTLEQRNFPVERLRLFASERSEGKTIDFYDETIPIEILGENSFKGVDIALFSAGAERSKVFAPIAAKAGCVVVDNSSQWRMDPEVPLIVPEVNPQDLKWHKGIIANPNCSTIQMVVVLKPIHDVVKIKRVVVTTFQSVSGTGKRAMDELLHQTSAILNFREAKCNVYPHQIAFNCLPHIDKFMENDYTKEEMKMVNETRKIMGDDSIRVTATTVRVPVFRCHSESVNIETEKKLSANEVRAILSAAPGIVVYDAPEKNVYPLPVNVAGSDEVYVGRIREDESIENGINMWIVADNLRKGAALNAVQIAEKLIELA